A genomic window from Sporosarcina sp. Marseille-Q4063 includes:
- the bshC gene encoding bacillithiol biosynthesis cysteine-adding enzyme BshC: protein MKVENIALQEQNKVMQSYNHDNEFIHTYFDYENKESSYPERLAELSTRNFKRKQLAETVRSFMEPFGISQSAHEHLVELEEDAVTVIGGQQAGILTGPLYSVHKAISVILLAKKQRQHLGVPVVPVFWVAGEDHDINEINHVYTNTAGRVTKEQIQDKFVLKLMASDATYDQIEMKKYVETIFSKFGETAYTKPLLEEVLAAVDKENTFTGFFVRLMNGLFAEEGLLFIDSAYKPLRELESEYFQLLIQESETIAAAIVDKESMFDSEGYGRPFDAEGDASHLFYVHETGRMLLTRRDEYYVNESAGLRFTTEEMLEIAKESPFLLSNNVATRPLMQDLVFPVLAFVGGPGEITYWALLKEAFHQLEIKMPIIIPRLSITLVPRDTDKALKEKSLTFQDVISGEVTGAREEFIATLQNKQFEQAVIEAEKVLKKEYEKIGRTIDSDEQMMNDMLKKNLNFHKLQFNYLKAKSEEALLIKHEVALRKFSLIETNLYPNNGLQERSYTPYKYMNEYSPTLIKDLLDLPLEFDGTHKLIYF from the coding sequence ATGAAAGTGGAGAATATCGCATTACAAGAACAAAATAAAGTAATGCAATCATACAATCATGATAATGAATTTATACATACGTATTTCGATTATGAAAATAAAGAAAGTTCATACCCAGAAAGACTGGCTGAATTATCAACACGCAATTTTAAACGCAAACAACTTGCAGAAACGGTTCGTTCTTTTATGGAGCCGTTTGGAATTTCACAAAGTGCCCACGAGCATTTGGTTGAACTCGAGGAAGATGCTGTTACAGTAATCGGCGGGCAACAAGCCGGCATACTTACGGGTCCTTTATATTCCGTACATAAAGCTATTTCAGTAATATTACTCGCAAAAAAACAACGCCAACATTTAGGCGTCCCAGTCGTTCCGGTTTTTTGGGTGGCGGGCGAAGATCATGATATTAATGAAATAAATCATGTCTATACAAATACAGCTGGACGTGTCACAAAAGAACAAATTCAAGATAAGTTCGTTTTGAAATTAATGGCATCTGATGCTACGTATGATCAGATAGAAATGAAAAAGTATGTTGAAACGATTTTTAGCAAGTTCGGTGAGACGGCATATACCAAACCGTTGTTGGAAGAAGTTTTAGCTGCTGTGGATAAAGAAAATACGTTTACAGGTTTCTTCGTTCGATTGATGAATGGCCTATTTGCAGAGGAAGGATTATTATTCATCGATTCAGCATACAAACCTTTACGCGAGCTGGAAAGCGAGTATTTCCAACTTCTCATCCAAGAATCGGAAACCATTGCGGCAGCAATTGTCGATAAGGAATCAATGTTCGATTCCGAAGGGTATGGGAGGCCGTTTGATGCAGAAGGAGACGCTTCGCATTTATTTTACGTGCATGAAACTGGCCGCATGTTGCTGACGCGAAGAGATGAGTATTACGTGAACGAAAGTGCAGGACTTCGATTTACAACTGAAGAAATGTTGGAAATCGCAAAAGAGTCACCATTTCTTTTAAGCAATAACGTCGCAACGAGGCCCCTAATGCAGGACTTGGTATTTCCCGTTCTCGCATTCGTAGGCGGGCCCGGAGAAATTACCTATTGGGCATTGCTAAAAGAAGCATTTCACCAGCTCGAAATAAAGATGCCGATCATCATCCCGCGGCTATCGATAACGCTAGTTCCAAGAGATACGGATAAGGCACTAAAAGAGAAATCATTGACATTCCAAGATGTCATTTCGGGCGAAGTCACGGGGGCACGCGAAGAATTTATCGCGACATTGCAAAATAAACAATTTGAACAAGCAGTAATCGAAGCGGAAAAAGTTCTAAAAAAGGAATACGAAAAAATCGGTCGTACAATCGATTCCGATGAACAAATGATGAATGATATGTTAAAAAAGAACTTGAACTTCCATAAACTTCAATTCAACTATTTAAAAGCAAAGTCCGAAGAAGCGTTACTCATTAAACATGAAGTCGCTCTTCGTAAATTTAGTCTGATAGAAACGAACTTATATCCAAACAATGGTCTTCAAGAAAGAAGTTACACGCCATACAAATATATGAATGAATATAGTCCAACTCTTATTAAAGATTTGTTAGATCTCCCATTGGAATTTGATGGAACTCATAAATTAATTTACTTTTAA
- the mraZ gene encoding division/cell wall cluster transcriptional repressor MraZ → MFMGEYQHTVDTKGRLIVPSKFREHLGGNFVLTRGLDNCLFGYPMDEWKILEEKLKALPVTKKDARAFTRFFFSGATEVELDKQGRINIPASLRNYAKVEKDCVVIGVSGRIEIWSKPLWDTYYDESEESFNDIAENIIDFDF, encoded by the coding sequence ATGTTCATGGGTGAATATCAACACACAGTAGATACAAAAGGTCGCCTGATCGTTCCGTCGAAATTCAGGGAACATTTGGGTGGTAATTTCGTGTTGACTCGTGGCCTAGATAACTGTCTGTTTGGTTATCCTATGGATGAATGGAAAATACTCGAAGAAAAACTCAAAGCCTTACCTGTAACAAAGAAAGATGCACGAGCATTTACTCGATTCTTCTTTTCCGGCGCAACAGAAGTGGAATTGGACAAGCAAGGCCGCATCAACATTCCAGCATCACTGCGCAACTATGCAAAAGTCGAAAAAGATTGTGTTGTCATCGGCGTATCCGGACGTATCGAAATTTGGTCGAAACCACTATGGGATACCTACTATGACGAGTCCGAAGAATCTTTCAACGACATCGCAGAAAACATTATCGACTTTGATTTTTAA
- the rsmH gene encoding 16S rRNA (cytosine(1402)-N(4))-methyltransferase RsmH: protein MFNHTTVLLEEAVDGLNIKEDGIYVDCTLGGAGHSIEIVKRLSEKGRLICFDQDTSAIEVAKERLKDYLTNVTFIHSNFRYLKEELANIGITHVDGILYDLGVSSPQLDTPERGFSYNHDAPLDMRMNMEATLTAHDVINNWSYEDLVRIFFRYGEEKFSKGIARKIEAAREESPIETTAELAELVKSGIPAATRRTGGHPARRVFQAVRIAVNDELGAAEDSISDAITLLNPGGRVCVITFHSLEDRLCKAIFREASSLPEMPRNLPIIPEGMKPLLKQITRKPIIPDPKEIEENKRARSAKLRIVEKNK, encoded by the coding sequence TTGTTCAATCACACAACGGTATTGCTCGAGGAAGCCGTCGATGGTTTAAATATAAAAGAAGACGGCATATACGTTGACTGCACACTTGGCGGTGCGGGGCATAGTATAGAAATTGTAAAAAGGCTTTCAGAAAAAGGCCGTCTCATTTGTTTTGATCAAGACACTTCCGCTATCGAAGTAGCAAAAGAACGACTTAAAGATTATTTGACAAACGTAACTTTCATTCATTCAAATTTCAGGTATTTAAAAGAAGAGCTTGCAAATATCGGAATTACCCATGTTGATGGCATTCTTTATGATTTAGGCGTCTCATCACCGCAACTTGATACACCTGAACGTGGATTTAGCTACAACCATGACGCGCCGCTCGACATGCGCATGAATATGGAAGCAACATTGACAGCTCATGACGTGATTAATAATTGGTCTTATGAGGATCTTGTACGAATCTTCTTCCGCTACGGAGAAGAAAAATTTTCAAAAGGGATCGCAAGGAAGATTGAAGCAGCCCGCGAAGAATCTCCAATTGAAACAACAGCTGAACTTGCTGAGTTAGTGAAAAGTGGAATTCCGGCCGCGACAAGACGTACTGGAGGTCATCCAGCAAGAAGAGTGTTCCAAGCAGTTCGAATCGCTGTAAATGATGAGTTAGGGGCGGCAGAAGATTCTATATCGGATGCAATTACCTTGCTCAATCCCGGTGGTCGAGTTTGCGTGATTACTTTCCATTCATTGGAAGACCGTTTATGTAAAGCGATTTTTCGCGAGGCATCTTCTTTACCAGAAATGCCGCGTAATCTACCGATAATTCCTGAAGGAATGAAACCTTTATTAAAACAAATTACGAGAAAACCAATTATTCCAGATCCGAAAGAGATAGAAGAAAACAAACGTGCCAGATCGGCTAAATTAAGGATTGTCGAAAAAAACAAATGA
- the ftsL gene encoding cell division protein FtsL, with translation MAIEQRVMVSPQREYETHDLPKQQPKIRRRKKIFSTGEKFLFVLFTAVLVLFASMILHTESQLNDVNREVQALSGKIEETTKQNTELSIQVKEQSTYERVWEKARELGLNLNEKNVKVVPGR, from the coding sequence ATGGCGATAGAGCAGAGAGTGATGGTTTCACCGCAAAGAGAATATGAAACTCATGATTTACCGAAACAACAACCGAAAATCAGGCGCAGAAAAAAGATATTTTCAACCGGAGAGAAATTCCTTTTTGTATTATTTACGGCAGTTCTCGTTCTTTTCGCATCAATGATCTTACATACTGAAAGCCAATTAAATGATGTGAACAGAGAAGTACAAGCACTTAGCGGGAAGATCGAGGAAACAACAAAACAGAATACGGAATTGTCCATCCAAGTGAAAGAGCAATCTACCTATGAAAGAGTATGGGAGAAAGCTAGAGAGCTTGGTTTGAATCTAAACGAAAAAAACGTTAAGGTTGTGCCTGGACGATGA
- a CDS encoding penicillin-binding protein, producing the protein MFIVYGGLFFLLFGRIVFIQVTGEAEGKVLASMAENKYSRESILTADRGKIIDRNGELIASDTLSYRLVAVLDEKLSDSRVTRHVDDPEKAAEVLANYLPLEKDELVERLTRSEEQIKEGKKKQVEFGSAGRNISHETVLAIREEKVPGIQFIEYKKRFYPNGNFASYLIGFAQEEEDDKGIISTVGKMGLEATYNKQLTGEDGKVNFKSDRFGVTLPKADKQIVPAKDGLDIKLTIDKTIQNIVEDAMNEVDKEYSPDKMSVIVANPKTGAILAMSQRPSFDPSTRVGLTSNWLNEAIQNTIEPGSTMKIFTLAAAIEENKWDPNATFKSGQYTLYDRTIRDHVRGGWGTISFLEGFQRSSNVSMAYLLERLGDREFIKYMNKFGFGAKTGIDLPKESSGIILDRFPSERLTTSYGQGSTVTPIQMIQAVTAIANDGMMMQPYVIDEIYNPNTEKVVESKEPEKKGQVISKETAQKVREVLATTVTSDAGTGKRFALNGYTVGGKTGTAEIPSPNGGYLSGGSNFLYSFIGMAPIEDPQLVTYVLVQHPKLDAGEYGSDPVSKLFTTIMESSLKYLNIVPDDIEEVETSNLGNFLKADSAKAIEKLKVDGFSPVLIGEGGKVTSQYPENGAVLTPGSVVLLKTEGQTTLPDFTGWSKKTLLSFKMLSGLDIRITGDGFVTEQSLTAGTVPGEDEPIVIKLQRPSEIYKIKPEDAEEMDDIIGG; encoded by the coding sequence ATGTTTATCGTTTATGGAGGGCTCTTTTTCTTATTATTTGGAAGGATTGTTTTTATCCAAGTAACTGGCGAAGCCGAGGGAAAAGTCCTTGCTTCAATGGCTGAAAATAAATATTCCAGAGAATCGATACTTACCGCAGACCGCGGGAAAATTATTGATCGTAATGGTGAACTGATTGCTTCCGATACGTTAAGTTATCGACTTGTAGCAGTTTTAGATGAAAAATTAAGCGATTCAAGAGTGACTAGACATGTCGATGATCCCGAAAAAGCGGCCGAAGTACTTGCAAACTACCTTCCACTCGAAAAAGATGAGTTGGTTGAAAGATTGACTAGAAGCGAAGAACAAATTAAAGAAGGGAAAAAGAAACAAGTCGAGTTTGGCAGCGCGGGACGAAATATTAGTCACGAAACTGTTTTGGCAATCAGGGAAGAAAAGGTCCCTGGAATACAATTTATCGAATATAAAAAAAGGTTTTATCCGAATGGAAATTTCGCGTCTTATTTAATAGGATTTGCCCAAGAGGAAGAGGATGACAAAGGCATCATTTCTACAGTTGGGAAAATGGGGCTCGAAGCGACCTACAATAAACAATTAACTGGGGAAGATGGCAAAGTAAATTTCAAGTCTGATAGATTTGGAGTTACACTACCAAAAGCCGATAAGCAAATTGTGCCTGCTAAAGATGGTCTTGATATTAAACTTACAATCGATAAAACGATTCAAAACATAGTTGAAGATGCTATGAATGAAGTCGATAAAGAATACTCGCCGGATAAAATGTCGGTCATCGTGGCGAATCCGAAAACCGGCGCAATTCTAGCGATGAGTCAACGCCCATCATTTGATCCATCAACTCGTGTTGGATTGACATCGAATTGGCTCAATGAAGCTATCCAAAATACGATTGAGCCAGGGTCCACGATGAAAATATTCACTTTGGCCGCGGCCATTGAAGAGAATAAATGGGATCCAAATGCAACCTTTAAATCAGGACAATATACGCTTTACGACCGTACCATTCGCGATCACGTACGAGGCGGTTGGGGGACGATTTCTTTTCTTGAAGGATTTCAACGTTCATCAAACGTTTCCATGGCTTATTTATTGGAACGGTTAGGCGACCGGGAATTCATAAAGTATATGAATAAATTTGGGTTTGGAGCCAAAACAGGTATTGATTTACCGAAAGAATCTTCAGGAATCATTCTAGATCGATTTCCTTCCGAAAGGTTAACGACATCATATGGTCAAGGTTCAACAGTAACGCCGATACAAATGATTCAAGCCGTAACGGCGATTGCGAACGACGGAATGATGATGCAACCTTATGTAATCGATGAAATATACAACCCGAATACGGAAAAAGTTGTAGAAAGTAAAGAGCCGGAAAAGAAGGGGCAAGTAATTTCTAAAGAAACAGCCCAAAAGGTTAGAGAAGTTTTAGCGACAACAGTTACATCTGACGCAGGAACGGGTAAGAGATTCGCCTTGAATGGTTATACAGTCGGAGGCAAAACAGGCACTGCAGAAATACCAAGTCCGAATGGCGGTTATTTAAGCGGCGGCTCTAATTTTTTATATTCCTTCATTGGAATGGCGCCTATTGAAGATCCGCAATTGGTAACGTATGTATTGGTGCAACATCCCAAGTTGGATGCTGGAGAATACGGCTCTGATCCCGTATCGAAACTTTTCACTACAATTATGGAAAGCAGTTTGAAATACTTGAATATTGTTCCGGATGATATTGAAGAAGTTGAAACTAGCAATCTAGGCAATTTCCTAAAAGCAGATTCTGCGAAAGCGATTGAGAAGCTGAAGGTAGATGGTTTTTCGCCTGTACTTATCGGTGAGGGCGGAAAAGTTACTAGTCAATATCCAGAAAATGGCGCGGTACTTACACCCGGATCCGTCGTATTATTAAAAACTGAAGGTCAAACGACTTTGCCAGATTTCACGGGATGGTCGAAAAAAACATTGTTATCCTTTAAGATGTTATCAGGTCTTGATATAAGAATTACGGGGGACGGTTTTGTCACCGAACAAAGCCTCACAGCCGGAACAGTGCCAGGGGAAGACGAACCCATCGTTATCAAATTGCAAAGACCATCTGAAATTTATAAAATAAAACCGGAGGACGCGGAAGAAATGGATGATATTATCGGCGGCTGA
- a CDS encoding penicillin-binding transpeptidase domain-containing protein, producing the protein MRKIIELQSKKRLRAIFVLFILLFGMVILKLFHVQIIRHEFLKSKAEENWDLEIPFGGMRGNIIDRNGELIVGNQLAPTLYFMPSQNKDIKDVATTLGRILKTDVAALEEKLSKKTYMVKIAPEGKNISKDQADEIAKLQIAGLYTGVDFVRHYPNKELLSRLLGFTGYDGQGLAGIEYAYDEILQGTGDRIRLYTDAKGVPLPHVDDGFRTGDKGASIELTIDLRIHKVVERELRQAMEKFEATQALAIVMNPKTGELLSVASFPTFHPAEYQKIDPSIYNRNLPVWMTFEPGSTFKIITLAASIEEQLIDLEKGQFHDPGYTMVANARLRCWKREGHGSQTFLEVVENSCNPGFVEMGRRLGGDKLDKYIRDFGFGQTTGSGIAGESKGILFSKEGFGPVEQATTAFGQGISVTPIQQVQAVAAAINGGNLYKPYIVKEIVDSNGKSIQTFGPELKKKVISEETSKEVRHALESVVANGSGRNAYTDGLRVGGKTGTAQKVVDGRYKDGEYIVSFIGFAPADDPELLVYVAIDNPHNSVQFGGVIAAPIVGRIIEEIAPVVGITKRENQLEKEYRWGDALTHRVPDLTGMTRETVRNQLYTYRIEWHGNGEKVKYQLPAIDTLITVDDIIHVYTE; encoded by the coding sequence CTGCGTAAAATCATAGAGTTACAGTCCAAAAAGAGATTGCGGGCAATCTTTGTCCTATTCATTTTATTATTCGGCATGGTTATACTAAAGTTATTTCATGTTCAAATTATTCGGCATGAATTTCTAAAAAGTAAAGCGGAAGAGAATTGGGATCTTGAAATTCCTTTTGGCGGAATGCGAGGCAATATTATCGACCGAAATGGCGAGCTGATTGTCGGTAACCAATTGGCGCCAACGCTTTATTTTATGCCTTCCCAAAATAAAGATATAAAAGATGTTGCCACGACACTGGGAAGGATTTTGAAAACGGATGTTGCAGCTCTTGAGGAGAAACTATCAAAGAAAACTTATATGGTTAAAATAGCTCCTGAAGGGAAAAACATTTCGAAGGATCAAGCAGATGAAATTGCCAAACTCCAAATTGCCGGTCTGTATACAGGCGTGGATTTTGTCAGGCATTACCCAAACAAAGAGTTGTTATCAAGATTATTGGGATTTACGGGGTATGATGGGCAAGGATTGGCCGGAATTGAATATGCTTATGATGAAATACTACAAGGCACCGGGGATCGAATTCGATTATATACTGATGCAAAGGGTGTTCCTTTACCTCATGTAGATGATGGGTTCAGGACAGGAGATAAAGGTGCTTCTATCGAATTAACCATTGATCTTCGAATTCACAAAGTTGTTGAACGTGAATTGCGGCAAGCCATGGAGAAATTTGAAGCGACTCAAGCACTTGCCATCGTGATGAATCCCAAAACTGGTGAATTATTATCTGTGGCATCTTTTCCGACCTTTCATCCAGCAGAATATCAAAAAATAGATCCTAGTATTTATAATCGTAACTTGCCAGTTTGGATGACATTTGAACCGGGTTCGACATTTAAAATAATTACGCTTGCTGCTAGTATAGAAGAGCAATTGATTGACCTGGAAAAAGGACAGTTTCACGACCCGGGTTATACGATGGTAGCCAATGCAAGACTTCGTTGTTGGAAAAGAGAAGGGCATGGTTCCCAAACTTTTTTAGAAGTCGTTGAAAACTCATGTAACCCGGGTTTCGTAGAAATGGGCAGACGTTTAGGCGGAGACAAATTAGATAAATACATTCGGGATTTCGGATTTGGTCAAACGACAGGTTCAGGAATTGCAGGAGAATCTAAAGGTATTTTATTTTCAAAAGAGGGATTTGGACCCGTGGAACAAGCGACAACTGCGTTCGGGCAGGGAATTTCGGTAACGCCTATTCAACAAGTTCAAGCTGTTGCCGCAGCCATTAATGGCGGTAATCTATATAAGCCGTATATTGTGAAAGAAATTGTAGATTCTAACGGAAAGTCGATTCAAACATTTGGTCCGGAACTCAAAAAGAAAGTAATCAGCGAAGAAACTTCAAAAGAAGTCAGGCATGCACTGGAATCAGTTGTAGCAAACGGCTCTGGCCGCAATGCTTATACAGATGGACTGCGTGTTGGCGGGAAAACGGGTACCGCTCAAAAAGTGGTAGACGGACGCTATAAAGATGGTGAATATATTGTCTCATTCATCGGTTTTGCGCCCGCGGATGATCCGGAACTTCTCGTCTATGTCGCTATTGATAACCCGCACAATTCGGTTCAGTTCGGAGGCGTGATTGCCGCACCGATTGTTGGAAGAATTATCGAAGAAATAGCTCCGGTAGTCGGTATTACAAAGCGTGAAAATCAACTTGAAAAAGAGTATCGTTGGGGAGACGCGCTCACTCATCGAGTTCCGGATCTTACAGGGATGACGAGAGAGACAGTCCGAAACCAACTGTATACGTATCGAATAGAATGGCATGGTAATGGTGAAAAAGTTAAATACCAATTACCTGCGATCGATACGCTTATCACTGTTGACGATATTATTCATGTTTATACGGAATAA
- the mraY gene encoding phospho-N-acetylmuramoyl-pentapeptide-transferase, with product MTLVTTLTAMAVAFTISILSGFLIIPALRRMKFGQSIREEGPKAHQKKAGTPTMGGLIFLTSIILSTLILSYINDVLTTQTIVLLLILVGFGLIGFLDDFIIVVLKRNLGLTSLQKLIGQILVAIIAFFLLRMGPFETTVNIPFTAIDIDLGIMYIAFLIFWLVGFSNAVNITDGLDGLVAGCSAISFAAFGVLALHYGQEDIATFTFVVTGAMLGFLLFNSKPARVFMGDTGSLALGGALAMISILIKQEVLLLLVGIVYVVETLSVIIQVISFKLTGKRVFKMSPIHHHFELSGWSEWKIVLVFWGIAALAAIVPVLLEVL from the coding sequence ATGACACTCGTTACTACATTGACGGCCATGGCTGTCGCATTTACCATATCAATATTATCAGGGTTTCTAATCATACCAGCCCTGAGACGAATGAAGTTTGGTCAGAGCATTCGTGAAGAAGGCCCGAAAGCCCATCAGAAAAAGGCGGGAACGCCGACGATGGGCGGGCTTATTTTCCTTACTTCAATTATTCTATCAACCCTTATACTGTCATACATAAACGACGTACTGACGACGCAAACAATCGTATTGCTATTAATTCTCGTTGGCTTTGGATTGATTGGATTTTTAGATGATTTTATCATAGTTGTCTTAAAAAGAAATCTTGGTTTAACATCACTTCAAAAATTGATTGGCCAAATCCTTGTTGCGATTATTGCGTTTTTCCTCTTGAGAATGGGACCATTTGAAACAACGGTGAACATCCCATTTACAGCGATTGATATTGATCTTGGAATCATGTATATTGCATTTCTTATATTTTGGCTCGTGGGTTTTTCCAACGCTGTCAACATTACGGATGGACTTGATGGACTTGTTGCGGGTTGTTCGGCAATTTCTTTCGCAGCATTTGGTGTACTTGCCCTTCATTATGGGCAAGAAGATATAGCCACATTCACATTCGTGGTCACGGGTGCCATGCTCGGATTTCTTCTCTTCAACAGCAAGCCTGCAAGAGTGTTTATGGGAGATACAGGTTCACTAGCGCTCGGCGGAGCACTTGCCATGATTTCGATTCTGATAAAACAAGAAGTATTGTTATTATTAGTTGGAATTGTTTACGTCGTGGAAACTTTATCAGTTATTATTCAAGTCATTAGTTTTAAACTGACAGGAAAACGCGTATTTAAAATGAGTCCAATCCATCACCATTTTGAACTATCAGGATGGTCGGAGTGGAAAATTGTACTCGTATTTTGGGGTATTGCAGCCTTAGCGGCAATCGTTCCTGTACTGTTGGAGGTGTTATAA
- the murD gene encoding UDP-N-acetylmuramoyl-L-alanine--D-glutamate ligase, with amino-acid sequence MKSTLQFKDKKVLVLGLAKSGYAVAKLLNLLGADITVNDSSPEKGNKEAAELQSEDISVICGGHPPGILDEGFSLVIKNPGIPYTNPVVKDAIERGIPVWTEIELAYKISEAPIIGITGSNGKTTTTTLLFHMLSIGNKRPLIAGNIGTVSCTVAQDATPDDVIVLEASSFQLMGTETFRPKIAILTNIYDAHLDYHGTSDAYAEAKAEITSNQLEDDFFIYNDEQEAVREIALKSRAILIPFSVSEKKEIGISVDETYIYWNGTPFINRSIIKLPGQHNLENILSATAAAILMGCNKEAIEDVLASFTGVKHRMQFVKELKGRKYFNDSKATNTLATKSALAAFDVPTILIAGGLDRGHSFEELRPFMGNVKAVVALGETRERFAEFASSCGIQQILDAGTMEDAVRLAHSLSEVGDVILLSPASASWDQYASFEVRGDAFIEAVMSI; translated from the coding sequence ATGAAAAGTACATTGCAATTCAAAGATAAAAAAGTACTGGTTCTAGGTCTTGCGAAAAGTGGATACGCAGTGGCTAAATTACTTAATTTATTAGGTGCTGACATCACTGTCAATGACTCGTCACCCGAGAAAGGGAATAAAGAGGCCGCTGAATTACAGTCTGAAGATATTTCAGTTATTTGCGGAGGCCATCCTCCCGGTATTTTGGACGAAGGATTTAGTTTAGTTATTAAAAATCCAGGGATACCTTATACCAATCCAGTTGTTAAGGATGCAATCGAAAGAGGAATTCCCGTTTGGACGGAAATAGAGCTTGCTTATAAAATTAGTGAAGCGCCAATCATCGGAATAACTGGATCGAATGGGAAAACAACGACAACAACTTTACTGTTTCACATGCTTAGTATCGGTAATAAGCGCCCATTAATTGCGGGCAATATAGGCACAGTGTCATGTACCGTTGCACAAGATGCAACGCCTGACGATGTAATTGTACTTGAGGCATCATCCTTTCAACTTATGGGGACAGAAACATTTAGACCGAAAATCGCGATTTTGACAAATATATATGATGCGCATCTTGATTATCACGGAACTTCGGATGCTTATGCCGAGGCAAAGGCTGAAATCACGAGTAATCAACTCGAAGATGATTTTTTCATTTACAACGATGAACAAGAAGCTGTTCGGGAAATTGCGTTAAAATCACGGGCGATATTAATTCCGTTTTCTGTTAGCGAGAAAAAAGAAATCGGTATATCTGTCGATGAAACTTATATATATTGGAACGGGACTCCTTTTATTAACCGCTCAATCATTAAATTGCCGGGACAGCATAATCTTGAAAATATATTATCTGCAACGGCAGCCGCAATATTAATGGGATGCAACAAAGAAGCGATTGAAGATGTGTTAGCTTCCTTTACAGGCGTTAAGCATCGGATGCAGTTTGTGAAAGAATTAAAAGGTAGAAAGTATTTCAATGACTCCAAAGCGACAAATACGTTAGCTACTAAAAGTGCGCTTGCCGCGTTTGATGTGCCGACTATATTAATAGCCGGCGGGTTAGACAGGGGACATTCCTTCGAAGAGTTAAGGCCTTTTATGGGGAATGTGAAAGCAGTCGTGGCACTCGGCGAAACCCGAGAAAGATTTGCCGAATTTGCATCCTCATGTGGGATTCAACAAATTTTAGATGCCGGGACTATGGAAGATGCCGTTCGCCTCGCGCATTCCCTTTCTGAAGTTGGAGATGTCATATTATTATCTCCTGCAAGTGCTAGTTGGGATCAATACGCAAGTTTTGAAGTTCGCGGCGATGCGTTTATAGAGGCAGTTATGTCGATTTAA